The following are encoded in a window of Streptomyces sp. Go-475 genomic DNA:
- a CDS encoding aminopeptidase P family protein — protein MSEVYAARRTRLREYCNAGGSAAALVSRPANVRYLAGAAPHGAVLLLGKTEDLLVCPGSSADRPTQERPDEALRVQTLPGAAGGDPAVAAAGLAARQGADSLAVEEHHLTVARHRALGSVAPRLRLANLGSAVEQLRVVKDEEEISCLRIGAEIADQALGELLESILVGRTERHLALELERRLVDHGADGPAFPTSVGTGPNAGRPGHRPTDRRVEEGDFLSVCLGATYRGYRCEIGRTFVIGTAPADWQIELYDLVFAAQRAGRESLVPGAACRDVDRAARQVLDSAGYTEGLTVLTGHGVGLEIDEDPQLSPAAMGKLDACVPVTVEPGVHLPGRGGVRIDDTLVVRPEADGGPELLTITTKELLAL, from the coding sequence ATGTCAGAGGTGTACGCGGCCCGCCGGACGCGTCTGAGGGAATACTGCAACGCGGGCGGCAGCGCGGCGGCGCTGGTCTCCCGCCCCGCCAACGTGCGCTATCTCGCGGGCGCCGCCCCGCACGGCGCCGTTCTGCTGCTGGGCAAGACCGAGGACCTCCTGGTGTGCCCCGGCTCGTCCGCGGACCGCCCCACCCAGGAGCGTCCCGACGAGGCCCTGCGCGTACAGACCCTGCCCGGAGCCGCCGGCGGTGACCCCGCCGTCGCGGCGGCCGGCCTCGCCGCACGCCAGGGCGCCGACTCCCTGGCCGTCGAGGAGCACCACCTCACCGTCGCCCGGCACAGAGCGCTCGGCTCGGTCGCCCCCCGGCTGCGCCTGGCCAACCTCGGCAGCGCCGTCGAGCAGCTCCGGGTCGTCAAGGACGAGGAGGAGATCTCCTGCCTCCGCATCGGCGCCGAGATCGCCGACCAGGCCCTCGGCGAACTGCTGGAATCCATCCTCGTCGGCCGCACCGAGCGCCACCTCGCCCTGGAGCTGGAGAGACGCCTGGTCGATCACGGAGCCGACGGCCCGGCCTTCCCGACCTCCGTGGGCACGGGGCCCAACGCCGGCCGCCCGGGCCACCGCCCCACCGACCGCCGCGTCGAGGAGGGCGACTTCCTCTCCGTGTGCCTCGGCGCGACGTACCGCGGCTACCGCTGCGAGATCGGCCGCACGTTCGTCATCGGCACCGCTCCCGCGGACTGGCAGATCGAGCTGTACGACCTGGTCTTCGCCGCCCAGCGGGCCGGACGTGAGAGCCTGGTACCCGGCGCCGCCTGCCGGGATGTCGACCGGGCCGCCCGCCAGGTCCTGGACTCCGCGGGGTACACCGAGGGCCTCACGGTCCTCACCGGACACGGAGTCGGGCTCGAAATCGACGAGGACCCTCAGTTGAGCCCGGCGGCCATGGGTAAACTGGACGCTTGCGTGCCGGTCACCGTCGAACCGGGGGTCCACCTCCCGGGCCGGGGCGGCGTCCGGATCGATGACACGCTCGTCGTCCGCCCCGAGGCGGACGGCGGACCCGAGCTACTCACCATCACGACCAAGGAGCTGCTCGCCCTGTAG
- the carB gene encoding carbamoyl-phosphate synthase large subunit, giving the protein MPKRTDIQSVLVIGSGPIVIGQAAEFDYSGTQACRVLKSEGLRVILVNSNPATIMTDPEIADATYVEPITPEFVEKIIAKERPDALLPTLGGQTALNTAISLHENGVLDKYGVELIGANVEAIHKGEDRDQFKAVVEEVRKKIGHGESARSYICHSMDDVLKGVEELGGYPVVVRPSFTMGGAGSGFAHDEEELRRIAGTGLTLSPTTEVLLEESILGWKEYELELMRDKNDNVVVVCSIENFDPMGVHTGDSITVAPAMTLTDREYQVLRDVGIAIIREVGVDTGGCNIQFAVNPADGRVIVIEMNPRVSRSSALASKATGFPIAKIAAKLAVGYTLDEIPNDITQETPASFEPTLDYVVVKAPRFAFEKFPSADSTLTTTMKSVGEAMAIGRNFTEAFQKALRSLEKKGSQFTFVGEPGDKNELLRASVRPTDGRINTVMQAIRAGATPEEVFDYTKIDPWFVDQLFLIKEIADELAAAPELTTDLLAEAKRHGFSDQQIGEIRGLREDVVREVRHALGIRPVYKTVDTCAAEFAAKTPYFYSSYDEETEVAPREKPAVIILGSGPNRIGQGIEFDYSCVHASFALSDAGYETVMVNCNPETVSTDYDTSDRLYFEPLTLEDVLEIVHAEQQAGPVAGVVVQLGGQTPLGLSQALKDNGVPIVGTSPEAIHAAEDRGAFGRVLKEAGLPAPKHGTATTFAEAKAIADEIGYPVLVRPSYVLGGRGMEIVYDETRLEAYIAESTEISPSRPVLVDRFLDDAIEIDVDALYDGEELYLGGVMEHIEEAGIHSGDSACALPPITLGGFDIKRLRASTEGIAKGVGVRGLINIQFALAGDILYVLEANPRASRTVPFTSKATAVPLAKAAARISLGATIAELRAEGLLPANGDGGELPFDAPISVKEAVMPWSRFRDIHGRGVDTVLGPEMRSTGEVMGIDSVFGTAYAKSQAGAYGPLPTKGRAFISVANRDKRSMIFPARELVAHGFELLATSGTAEVLKRNGINATVVRKQSEGTGPNGEKTIVQLIHDGEVDLIVNTPYGTGGRLDGYDIRTAAVARSVPCLTTVQALAAAVQGIDALNRGDVSVRSLQEHAEHLTAARD; this is encoded by the coding sequence GTGCCTAAGCGCACCGATATCCAGTCCGTCCTGGTCATCGGCTCCGGCCCGATCGTCATCGGCCAGGCCGCCGAGTTCGACTACTCCGGCACCCAGGCGTGCCGCGTGCTGAAGTCCGAGGGCCTCCGGGTCATCCTCGTGAACTCCAACCCGGCGACGATCATGACCGACCCGGAGATCGCCGACGCCACCTACGTCGAGCCGATCACCCCCGAGTTCGTCGAGAAGATCATCGCCAAGGAGCGGCCCGACGCGCTGCTGCCCACCCTGGGCGGCCAGACGGCCCTCAACACCGCCATCTCGCTGCACGAGAACGGCGTCCTCGACAAGTACGGCGTCGAGCTGATCGGCGCCAACGTGGAGGCGATCCACAAGGGCGAGGACCGCGACCAGTTCAAGGCGGTCGTGGAGGAGGTCCGCAAGAAGATCGGCCACGGCGAGTCCGCCCGGTCCTACATCTGCCACTCCATGGACGACGTCCTCAAGGGCGTCGAGGAGCTCGGCGGCTACCCGGTCGTCGTCCGCCCCTCCTTCACCATGGGCGGCGCCGGCTCCGGCTTCGCCCACGACGAGGAGGAGCTGCGCCGCATCGCCGGCACCGGCCTCACCCTCTCGCCGACCACCGAGGTCCTCCTGGAGGAGTCCATCCTCGGCTGGAAGGAGTACGAGCTGGAGCTGATGCGCGACAAGAACGACAACGTCGTGGTCGTCTGCTCCATCGAGAACTTCGACCCCATGGGCGTCCACACCGGCGACTCGATCACCGTCGCGCCCGCGATGACGCTGACCGACCGCGAGTACCAGGTGCTGCGCGACGTCGGCATCGCGATCATCCGCGAGGTCGGCGTCGACACGGGCGGCTGCAACATCCAGTTCGCGGTCAACCCGGCCGACGGCCGCGTGATCGTCATCGAGATGAACCCGCGCGTGTCGCGCTCCTCGGCGCTCGCCTCCAAGGCCACCGGGTTCCCGATCGCCAAGATCGCCGCCAAGCTCGCCGTCGGCTACACGCTGGACGAGATCCCGAACGACATCACGCAGGAGACCCCGGCCTCCTTCGAGCCGACGCTCGACTACGTGGTCGTGAAGGCCCCGCGGTTCGCCTTCGAGAAGTTCCCGAGCGCCGACTCCACCCTCACCACCACCATGAAGTCGGTCGGCGAGGCCATGGCCATCGGCCGCAACTTCACCGAGGCCTTCCAGAAGGCCCTGCGCTCCCTGGAGAAGAAGGGCAGCCAGTTCACCTTCGTCGGCGAGCCCGGCGACAAGAACGAGCTGCTGCGCGCGTCGGTCCGCCCCACCGACGGCCGGATCAACACCGTCATGCAGGCGATCCGCGCGGGCGCCACGCCCGAGGAGGTCTTCGACTACACGAAGATCGACCCCTGGTTCGTCGACCAGCTCTTCCTGATCAAGGAGATCGCCGACGAGCTGGCGGCCGCTCCGGAGCTGACCACCGACCTGCTCGCCGAGGCCAAGCGGCACGGCTTCTCCGACCAGCAGATCGGCGAGATCCGCGGCCTGCGCGAGGACGTCGTCCGCGAGGTCCGGCACGCGCTCGGCATCCGCCCGGTCTACAAGACGGTCGACACGTGCGCCGCCGAGTTCGCCGCGAAGACGCCGTACTTCTACTCCTCCTACGACGAGGAGACCGAGGTCGCGCCCCGCGAGAAGCCGGCCGTCATCATCCTGGGCTCCGGCCCGAACCGCATCGGCCAGGGCATCGAGTTCGACTACTCCTGCGTCCACGCCTCCTTCGCCCTGAGCGACGCGGGCTACGAGACCGTGATGGTCAACTGCAACCCGGAGACCGTCTCCACGGACTACGACACCTCCGACCGCCTGTACTTCGAGCCGCTGACGCTCGAGGACGTGCTGGAGATCGTGCACGCCGAGCAGCAGGCCGGACCCGTCGCGGGCGTCGTCGTCCAGCTCGGCGGCCAGACCCCGCTGGGCCTGTCGCAGGCGCTGAAGGACAACGGCGTGCCGATCGTCGGCACCTCCCCGGAGGCCATCCACGCCGCCGAGGACCGGGGCGCCTTCGGCCGGGTCCTCAAGGAGGCCGGCCTTCCGGCCCCCAAGCACGGCACCGCCACCACCTTCGCCGAGGCCAAGGCCATCGCCGACGAGATCGGCTACCCGGTCCTGGTGCGCCCCTCGTACGTCCTCGGCGGGCGCGGCATGGAGATCGTCTACGACGAGACGCGCCTGGAGGCGTACATCGCCGAGTCGACCGAGATCAGCCCCTCCCGGCCGGTCCTGGTCGACCGCTTCCTCGACGACGCCATCGAGATCGACGTCGACGCCCTCTACGACGGCGAGGAGCTGTACCTCGGCGGCGTCATGGAGCACATCGAGGAGGCCGGCATCCACTCCGGCGACTCGGCGTGCGCCCTGCCCCCGATCACCCTCGGCGGCTTCGACATCAAGCGCCTGCGCGCCTCCACGGAGGGCATCGCGAAGGGCGTCGGCGTCCGCGGCCTGATCAACATCCAGTTCGCGCTCGCGGGCGACATCCTCTACGTCCTGGAGGCCAACCCGCGCGCCTCCCGGACGGTCCCCTTCACCTCGAAGGCGACGGCGGTGCCGCTGGCCAAGGCCGCCGCCCGCATCTCGCTGGGCGCCACGATCGCCGAGCTGCGCGCCGAGGGCCTGCTCCCGGCGAACGGCGACGGCGGCGAGCTGCCGTTCGACGCGCCGATCTCCGTCAAGGAGGCCGTCATGCCGTGGTCGCGCTTCCGCGACATCCACGGCCGCGGCGTCGACACGGTCCTCGGCCCGGAGATGCGCTCCACCGGCGAGGTCATGGGCATCGACTCCGTCTTCGGCACGGCCTACGCCAAGTCGCAGGCGGGCGCCTACGGCCCGCTGCCCACCAAGGGCCGCGCGTTCATCTCGGTCGCCAACCGCGACAAGCGCTCGATGATCTTCCCGGCCCGCGAGCTGGTCGCCCACGGCTTCGAGCTGCTGGCCACCTCCGGCACGGCCGAGGTCCTCAAGCGCAACGGCATCAACGCCACGGTCGTGCGCAAGCAGTCCGAGGGCACCGGCCCGAACGGCGAGAAGACCATCGTCCAGCTCATCCACGACGGCGAGGTCGACCTCATCGTCAACACCCCGTACGGCACCGGCGGCCGCCTCGACGGCTACGACATCCGTACGGCGGCCGTGGCGCGCTCCGTGCCCTGCCTGACGACCGTCCAGGCGCTCGCGGCGGCGGTCCAGGGCATCGACGCCCTCAACCGCGGCGACGTGAGCGTCCGATCGCTCCAGGAACACGCGGAACACCTGACCGCGGCCCGCGACTAG
- the nusB gene encoding transcription antitermination factor NusB, which produces MAARNTARKRAFQILFEGDQRGADVQTVLADWVRHSRTDTRQPPVSEYTMELVEGYAKHAKRIDELIAQYSVGWTLDRMPVVDRNILRLGAYELIWADETPDAVVLDEMVQLAKEFSTDESPSFVNGLLGRLKELKPSLRRDEV; this is translated from the coding sequence GTGGCTGCCCGCAACACGGCCCGCAAGCGCGCCTTCCAGATCCTCTTCGAGGGCGACCAGCGCGGCGCCGACGTCCAGACGGTCCTCGCGGACTGGGTCCGGCACTCCCGGACGGACACCCGGCAGCCGCCGGTGAGCGAGTACACGATGGAGCTGGTCGAGGGCTACGCGAAGCACGCGAAGCGCATCGACGAGCTGATCGCCCAGTACTCGGTCGGCTGGACGCTCGACCGGATGCCGGTCGTCGACCGCAACATCCTGCGGCTCGGCGCCTACGAGCTGATCTGGGCCGACGAGACCCCGGACGCCGTCGTCCTCGACGAGATGGTGCAGCTGGCGAAGGAGTTCTCCACGGACGAGTCGCCCTCGTTCGTGAACGGCCTGCTCGGCAGGCTGAAGGAGCTCAAGCCCTCGCTGCGCCGCGACGAGGTCTGA
- the pyrR gene encoding bifunctional pyr operon transcriptional regulator/uracil phosphoribosyltransferase PyrR: MDTHDSQSDARPVLEGPDIARVLTRIAHEIVERAKGADDVVLLGIPTRGVFLARRIADKLEQITERKVPCGSLDITMYRDDLRMHPPRALARTEIPGDGIDGKLVVLVDDVLFSGRTIRAALDALNDIGRPRAVQLAVLVDRGHRELPIRADYVGKNLPTSLRETVKVQLAEEDGRDTVLLGAKPDPQ, from the coding sequence ATGGACACGCACGACTCGCAGTCCGATGCCCGGCCCGTTCTCGAAGGGCCCGACATCGCGCGGGTACTGACCCGCATCGCCCACGAGATCGTCGAACGCGCCAAGGGCGCCGACGACGTGGTGCTCCTCGGCATCCCGACCCGGGGCGTCTTCCTCGCCCGGCGGATCGCCGACAAGCTGGAGCAGATCACCGAGCGCAAGGTTCCGTGCGGCTCGCTCGACATCACCATGTACCGCGACGACCTGCGCATGCACCCGCCGCGTGCGCTGGCCCGCACCGAGATCCCCGGTGACGGCATCGACGGCAAGCTGGTCGTCCTCGTCGACGACGTGCTCTTCTCCGGCCGCACCATCCGTGCCGCCCTCGACGCCCTGAACGACATCGGCCGCCCGCGCGCGGTGCAGCTCGCCGTGCTCGTCGACCGCGGTCACCGCGAACTGCCCATCCGCGCCGACTACGTCGGCAAGAACCTCCCCACGTCGTTGCGGGAGACGGTCAAGGTCCAGCTCGCCGAGGAGGACGGTCGCGACACCGTGCTGCTCGGTGCCAAGCCGGACCCCCAGTAG
- the bldD gene encoding transcriptional regulator BldD — protein sequence MSSEYAKQLGAKLRAIRTQQGLSLHGVEEKSQGRWKAVVVGSYERGDRAVTVQRLAELADFYGVPVQELLPGTTPGGAAEPPPKLVLDLERLATVPAEKAGPLQRYAATIQSQRGDYNGKVLSIRQDDLRTLAVIYDQSPSVLTEQLISWGVLDADARRAVATHEEG from the coding sequence ATGTCCAGCGAATACGCCAAACAGCTCGGGGCCAAGCTCCGGGCGATCCGCACCCAGCAGGGCCTTTCCCTCCACGGTGTCGAGGAGAAGTCCCAGGGACGCTGGAAGGCGGTCGTGGTCGGTTCGTACGAGCGCGGCGACCGTGCCGTGACCGTGCAGCGCCTTGCCGAGCTGGCGGATTTCTACGGCGTTCCGGTGCAGGAGCTGCTCCCGGGCACGACCCCGGGCGGCGCCGCCGAGCCGCCGCCGAAGCTGGTCCTGGACCTGGAGCGGCTGGCCACGGTGCCGGCCGAGAAGGCGGGCCCCCTCCAGCGCTACGCGGCCACGATCCAGTCGCAGCGCGGTGACTACAACGGCAAGGTGCTCTCGATCCGCCAGGACGACCTGCGCACACTCGCCGTCATCTACGACCAGTCGCCCTCGGTGCTCACCGAGCAGCTGATCAGCTGGGGTGTCCTCGACGCGGACGCGCGCCGCGCGGTGGCGACCCACGAGGAGGGCTGA
- the efp gene encoding elongation factor P, producing the protein MASTNDLKNGMVLKLEGGQLWSVVEFQHVKPGKGPAFVRTKLKNVLSGKVVDKTFNAGVKVETATVDKRDMQFSYMDGEYFVFMDMETYDQLMVDRKAVGDAANFLIEGFMATVAQHEGEVLFVELPAAVELTVQETEPGVQGDRSTGGTKPATLETGHQIQVPLFITTGEKIKVDTRTSDYLGRVNS; encoded by the coding sequence GTGGCTTCCACGAACGACCTCAAGAACGGCATGGTGCTCAAGCTCGAAGGCGGCCAGCTCTGGTCCGTCGTCGAGTTCCAGCACGTCAAGCCCGGCAAGGGCCCGGCCTTCGTGCGCACCAAGCTCAAGAACGTGCTCTCCGGCAAGGTCGTCGACAAGACCTTCAACGCCGGCGTCAAGGTCGAAACGGCCACCGTCGACAAGCGCGACATGCAGTTCTCCTACATGGACGGCGAGTACTTCGTCTTCATGGACATGGAGACCTACGACCAGCTCATGGTCGACCGCAAGGCCGTCGGCGACGCCGCCAACTTCCTCATCGAGGGCTTCATGGCCACCGTCGCCCAGCACGAGGGCGAGGTGCTCTTCGTGGAGCTTCCGGCCGCCGTCGAGCTGACCGTCCAGGAGACCGAGCCGGGCGTCCAGGGCGACCGCTCCACCGGCGGCACCAAGCCCGCCACGCTGGAGACGGGTCACCAGATCCAGGTCCCGCTCTTCATCACCACCGGTGAGAAGATCAAGGTCGACACGCGCACCAGCGACTACCTCGGCCGGGTGAACAGCTAA
- a CDS encoding dihydroorotase — protein sequence MSKTLIRGAKVLGGEPQDVLIDGGTIAEVGAGLSAEGAEVVEAEGKVLLPGLVDLHTHLREPGREDSETVLTGTRAAASGGYTSVFAMANTFPVADTAGVVEQVWRLGQEHGYCDVQPIGAVTVGLEGRKLAELGAMHESAAGVTVFSDDGKCVHDAVIMRRALEYVKAFGGVVAQHAQEPRLTEGAEMNEGVVSAELGLGGWPAVAEESIIARDVLLADHVGSRVHICHLSTAGSVEIVRWAKSRGIAVTAEVTPHHLLLTDELVRTYNPVYKVNPPLRTERDVLALREALADGTIDIVATDHAPHPHEDKDCEWAAAAMGMVGLETALSVVQETMVDTGLLDWAGVADRMSFKPAQIGQATGHGRPVSAGEPANLTLVDTAYRGLVEPAGFASRSRNTPYEGRELPGRVTHTWLRGKATLVDGKLT from the coding sequence ATGAGCAAGACCCTGATCCGTGGTGCGAAGGTGCTCGGCGGCGAACCGCAGGACGTGCTGATCGACGGCGGGACGATCGCCGAGGTGGGCGCCGGACTGAGCGCCGAGGGCGCCGAGGTCGTCGAGGCCGAGGGCAAGGTGCTGCTGCCGGGCCTGGTCGACCTGCACACGCATCTGCGCGAGCCGGGCCGCGAGGACTCCGAGACCGTCCTCACCGGCACGCGCGCCGCCGCCTCCGGTGGCTACACCAGCGTGTTCGCCATGGCCAACACCTTCCCGGTCGCCGACACCGCCGGCGTCGTCGAGCAGGTCTGGCGGCTCGGCCAGGAGCACGGCTACTGCGACGTCCAGCCCATCGGCGCCGTCACCGTCGGCCTGGAGGGCAGGAAGCTCGCCGAGCTGGGCGCCATGCACGAGTCGGCCGCCGGCGTCACCGTCTTCTCCGACGACGGCAAGTGCGTCCACGACGCCGTGATCATGCGCCGGGCCCTGGAGTACGTGAAGGCCTTCGGCGGTGTCGTCGCGCAGCACGCGCAGGAGCCGCGGCTGACCGAGGGCGCCGAGATGAACGAGGGCGTCGTCTCCGCCGAACTGGGCCTCGGCGGCTGGCCGGCGGTGGCCGAAGAATCGATCATCGCCCGGGATGTCCTGCTCGCCGACCACGTCGGCTCCCGCGTGCACATCTGCCACCTGTCGACCGCCGGGTCCGTCGAGATCGTCCGCTGGGCCAAGTCCCGCGGCATCGCCGTCACCGCCGAGGTCACCCCGCACCACCTGCTCCTCACCGACGAGCTGGTCCGCACGTACAACCCCGTCTACAAGGTCAACCCGCCGCTGCGCACCGAGCGGGACGTGCTGGCCCTGCGCGAGGCGCTCGCCGACGGCACGATCGACATCGTCGCCACCGACCACGCCCCGCACCCGCACGAGGACAAGGACTGCGAGTGGGCCGCGGCCGCCATGGGCATGGTGGGGCTGGAGACGGCGTTGTCAGTGGTCCAGGAGACCATGGTCGACACGGGCCTGCTGGACTGGGCCGGCGTCGCCGACCGGATGTCCTTCAAGCCCGCGCAGATCGGACAGGCCACGGGCCACGGCCGTCCCGTCTCGGCAGGTGAGCCCGCCAACCTCACCCTGGTCGACACGGCATACCGTGGGCTCGTGGAACCCGCGGGCTTCGCCTCGCGCAGCCGCAACACCCCCTACGAGGGGCGTGAGCTGCCGGGCCGTGTGACGCACACGTGGCTGCGGGGCAAGGCCACGCTCGTCGACGGGAAGCTCACGTGA
- the carA gene encoding glutamine-hydrolyzing carbamoyl-phosphate synthase small subunit gives MTTSTRGAKTPAVLVLEDGRVFRGRAYGAVGETFGEAVFSTGMTGYQETLTDPSYHRQVVVMTAPHVGNTGVNDEDPESKRIWVSGYVVRDPARVPSNWRSRRSLDEELAAQGVVGISGIDTRALTRHLRERGAMRVGIFSGDAVKDDSALLARVQEAPQMKGANLSAEVSTTEPYVVPAIGEKKFTVAAVDLGIKGMTPHRMAERGIEVHVLPATATVEDVYAVNPDGVFFSNGPGDPATADHAVSVMQGVLERGTPLFGICFGNQILGRALGFGTYKLKYGHRGINQPVQDRTTGKVEVTAHNHGFAVDAPLDQVSETPFGRAEVSHVCLNDNVVEGLQLLDRPAFSVQYHPEAAAGPHDAAYLFDRFVKLMEGQRA, from the coding sequence ATGACCACCTCCACCAGGGGAGCCAAAACTCCCGCCGTACTCGTCCTGGAGGACGGCCGGGTCTTCCGCGGCCGCGCCTACGGGGCCGTGGGGGAGACCTTCGGCGAAGCGGTGTTCTCCACCGGCATGACCGGCTACCAGGAGACCCTCACCGACCCCTCGTACCACCGCCAGGTCGTGGTGATGACCGCCCCGCACGTCGGCAACACCGGCGTGAACGACGAGGACCCCGAGTCCAAGCGCATCTGGGTCTCCGGTTACGTCGTGCGCGACCCCGCGCGCGTGCCCTCCAACTGGCGCTCCCGGCGCTCGCTCGACGAGGAGCTGGCCGCGCAGGGCGTCGTCGGGATCTCCGGCATCGACACCCGCGCCCTCACCCGCCACCTGCGCGAGCGCGGCGCCATGCGCGTCGGCATCTTCAGCGGCGACGCGGTCAAGGACGACAGCGCGCTCCTCGCGCGCGTGCAGGAAGCCCCGCAGATGAAGGGGGCGAACCTCTCCGCCGAGGTCTCCACCACCGAGCCGTACGTCGTGCCCGCGATCGGCGAGAAGAAGTTCACCGTCGCCGCCGTCGACCTCGGCATCAAGGGCATGACCCCGCACCGCATGGCCGAGCGCGGCATCGAGGTGCACGTGCTCCCGGCCACCGCGACCGTGGAGGACGTCTACGCGGTGAACCCGGACGGCGTGTTCTTCTCCAACGGCCCGGGCGACCCGGCCACCGCCGACCACGCCGTCTCCGTCATGCAGGGCGTCCTGGAGCGCGGCACCCCGCTGTTCGGCATCTGCTTCGGCAACCAGATCCTCGGCCGCGCCCTCGGCTTCGGCACCTACAAGCTGAAGTACGGCCACCGGGGCATCAACCAGCCGGTCCAGGACCGTACGACCGGCAAGGTCGAGGTCACCGCGCACAACCACGGCTTCGCCGTCGACGCCCCGCTCGACCAGGTCTCCGAGACCCCGTTCGGCCGCGCCGAGGTGTCGCACGTCTGCCTGAACGACAACGTGGTGGAGGGGCTGCAGCTCCTCGACCGCCCCGCCTTCAGCGTCCAGTACCACCCCGAAGCGGCGGCCGGCCCGCACGACGCCGCCTACCTGTTCGACCGCTTCGTGAAGCTCATGGAGGGCCAGCGTGCCTAA
- a CDS encoding aspartate carbamoyltransferase catalytic subunit: MQRHLISAADLTRDDAVLILDTAEEMARVADRPIKKLPTLRGRTIVNLFFEDSTRTRISFEAAEKRLSADVINFSAKGSSVSKGESLKDTAQTLEAMGVDAVVIRHGASGAPYRLANSGWIDAVVVNAGDGTHQHPTQALLDAFTMRRRLIGPDAGIGQDLAGRRITIVGDVLHSRVARSNVDLLHTLGAEVTLVAPPTLLPVGIETWPCEVSYDLDSTLPKSDAVMMLRVQRERMNAAFFPTEREYSRRYGLDGDRMARMPEHAVVMHPGPMVRGMEITAEVADSDRCTVVEQVANGVSIRMAVLYLLLGGNEPAVTHPRTEEK, encoded by the coding sequence ATGCAGCGTCATCTCATCTCGGCCGCCGACCTCACCCGCGACGACGCCGTCCTGATCCTCGACACCGCCGAGGAGATGGCCCGGGTCGCCGACCGGCCGATCAAGAAGCTGCCGACCCTGCGCGGCCGCACGATCGTCAACCTCTTCTTCGAGGACTCCACGCGCACGCGGATCTCCTTCGAGGCCGCCGAGAAGCGGCTGTCCGCGGACGTCATCAACTTCTCCGCCAAGGGCTCCAGCGTCTCCAAGGGCGAGTCCCTGAAGGACACCGCCCAGACCCTGGAGGCGATGGGCGTCGACGCCGTGGTCATCCGGCACGGCGCCTCGGGCGCCCCGTACCGGCTGGCGAACTCCGGCTGGATCGACGCGGTCGTCGTCAACGCCGGCGACGGCACCCACCAGCACCCCACCCAGGCCCTGCTGGACGCCTTCACCATGCGCCGCCGCCTGATCGGCCCCGACGCCGGGATCGGCCAGGACCTCGCGGGCCGGCGCATCACGATCGTCGGCGACGTCCTGCACAGCCGGGTCGCCCGCTCCAACGTCGACCTGCTGCACACCCTCGGCGCCGAGGTCACCCTCGTCGCCCCGCCGACCCTGCTGCCGGTCGGCATCGAGACCTGGCCCTGCGAGGTCTCCTACGACCTCGACAGCACGCTGCCCAAGTCCGACGCGGTGATGATGCTGCGCGTCCAGCGTGAGCGGATGAACGCCGCGTTCTTCCCGACCGAGCGCGAGTATTCCCGCCGCTACGGCCTCGACGGCGACCGCATGGCGCGGATGCCCGAGCACGCCGTCGTGATGCATCCCGGGCCGATGGTCCGCGGCATGGAGATCACCGCCGAGGTCGCCGACTCCGACCGCTGCACCGTCGTCGAGCAGGTCGCCAACGGGGTGTCCATCCGGATGGCCGTGCTGTACCTGCTGCTCGGTGGAAACGAGCCCGCCGTCACCCACCCCCGTACCGAGGAGAAGTAA